In one Paramormyrops kingsleyae isolate MSU_618 chromosome 18, PKINGS_0.4, whole genome shotgun sequence genomic region, the following are encoded:
- the csrp1a gene encoding cysteine and glycine-rich protein 1a, with protein sequence MPFGGGNKCGCCQKTVYFAEEVVCDGRSYHKSCFLCLVCRKNLDSTTVTVHMEELYCKACYAKKFGPKGYGYGAGAGTLSMDTGEALGIKPQQSEPHRPTNNPNTSKFAQKFGGSEVCPRCGKAVYAAEKTVGGGSAWHKGCFRCAKCGKGLESTTLADKDGEIYCKGCYAKNFGPKGFGYGQGAGALAHAQ encoded by the exons ATGCCTTTCGGAGGAGGGAACAAGTGTGGCTGCTGCCAGAAGACTGTGTACTTCGCTGAGGAAGTGGTGTGTGATGGCCGGAGCTATCACAAGTCCTGCTTCCTGTGTC TGGTTTGCAGGAAGAACCTGGACAGCACCACGGTGACTGTGCACATGGAGGAGCTGTACTGCAAGGCCTGCTACGCCAAGAAGTTTGGGCCAAAGGGCTACGGCTACGGTGCAGGAGCCGGAACCCTGAGCATGGACACGGGCGAGGCCCTGGGCATCAAACCCCAACA GTCTGAACCCCATCGGCCCACCAACAACCCCAACACCTCCAAGTTCGCCCAGAAGTTTGGGGGCTCGGAGGTGTGCCCGCGGTGCGGCAAGGCCGTCTACGCCGCCGAGAAGACCGTGGGCGGCGGCAGC GCCTGGCACAAAGGCTGCTTCCGCTGCGCTAAGTGTGGAAAGGGCCTGGAGTCCACTACCCTGGCCGACAAGGACGGGGAGATCTACTGCAAAG GGTGCTACGCCAAGAACTTCGGGCCCAAGGGATTCGGCTACGGTCAGGGGGCTGGGGCTCTCGCACACGCTCAGTAG